The Oscillospiraceae bacterium genome has a window encoding:
- the tsaD gene encoding tRNA (adenosine(37)-N6)-threonylcarbamoyltransferase complex transferase subunit TsaD yields MNILAIESSCDETAAAVVADGRRIISSVVLSQIDIHKKYGGVVPEIASRAHTEAVSGLVSDALEQAGATFADIEAVAATAQPGLIGALLVGMNFGKALAYSAGKPFIPVNHIRGHIAASYLAFPSLEPPFLALVLSGGHTSMIKVADYTRFEVIGHTRDDAAGEAFDKVARVMGMPYPGGKEMDSAASLGTPGKYSFPSPAVKDSPFEFSFSGLKTAVINRLNNDAQRKIPIQVPDIARSFTDSVVSALVSRSENAFRYTGCGTLVLCGGVSANSHIRSAFASLAQRKGLRLCVPPVSLCGDNAAMIGAQAYYEFLAGNVGSISSNASADAEI; encoded by the coding sequence TTGAATATCCTCGCAATAGAAAGCTCGTGCGACGAAACGGCCGCGGCCGTCGTGGCCGACGGAAGAAGGATCATATCCAGCGTCGTGCTGTCGCAGATAGACATTCATAAAAAATATGGCGGCGTTGTGCCGGAAATTGCCTCCCGTGCTCACACCGAGGCTGTTTCCGGTCTTGTTTCGGACGCTTTGGAACAGGCCGGAGCGACATTTGCGGATATTGAAGCCGTCGCCGCAACCGCTCAGCCGGGCCTTATCGGCGCGCTGTTGGTCGGAATGAACTTCGGAAAGGCTCTGGCGTATTCCGCGGGCAAGCCGTTCATTCCGGTCAATCATATAAGAGGTCACATCGCCGCGTCATATCTTGCGTTTCCTTCGCTTGAGCCGCCTTTTCTGGCGCTCGTCTTGTCCGGAGGGCACACATCGATGATCAAGGTCGCGGACTATACGCGTTTTGAGGTGATCGGTCACACGCGCGACGACGCGGCCGGCGAAGCCTTCGACAAGGTGGCGCGCGTTATGGGGATGCCTTATCCCGGAGGGAAGGAAATGGACTCCGCCGCGTCGCTCGGCACTCCCGGAAAATATTCTTTTCCGTCTCCCGCGGTCAAAGATTCTCCGTTTGAATTCTCGTTTTCGGGTCTTAAAACCGCCGTCATCAACCGCCTGAACAACGATGCCCAGCGAAAGATTCCCATACAGGTTCCGGATATCGCACGTTCGTTTACAGACTCCGTTGTTTCGGCTTTAGTATCTCGCTCGGAAAACGCGTTCAGATATACCGGATGCGGCACGCTCGTGCTGTGCGGCGGCGTATCCGCCAACAGCCATATACGATCCGCCTTCGCCTCTCTCGCGCAGAGAAAAGGTCTCCGTCTCTGCGTCCCTCCCGTATCGCTGTGCGGAGATAACGCCGCGATGATCGGAGCACAGGCCTACTATGAATTTCTCGCCGGAAATGTCGGCTCGATTTCCTCAAACGCGTCCGCTGATGCCGAAATATGA
- a CDS encoding redox-sensing transcriptional repressor Rex has translation MMNNTEKPAVLPDISDTGVKTAKKSISPAVIRRLPRYYRYLGELLKNGITRISSRELSERMSVTASQIRQDLNCFGGFGKYGYGYDVALLHEAIAEILGIKNAYSAVIIGAGKLGNALANHSLFSKSGVKVIALFDVNPEIIGRSVAGVDVLPMDSLESFCRGKKINLAVLTLPKSETQAAAVRLAKLGIYGFWNFANMELALPDYPDVRIENVHIGDSLMRLCYAMANGEKGEIIEN, from the coding sequence ATGATGAATAATACCGAAAAACCGGCCGTTTTGCCCGATATCTCTGACACCGGCGTGAAAACGGCAAAAAAAAGCATTTCCCCGGCGGTGATCCGCCGTCTTCCGCGTTATTACCGTTATCTCGGAGAGCTTTTAAAAAACGGAATAACAAGAATTTCATCGCGTGAGTTATCAGAGAGAATGAGCGTGACCGCAAGTCAGATACGTCAGGATCTCAACTGTTTCGGCGGCTTCGGAAAATACGGCTACGGATATGATGTGGCGCTGCTGCATGAAGCGATCGCGGAGATTCTCGGCATAAAGAATGCGTATTCAGCCGTAATAATCGGCGCGGGAAAATTAGGCAACGCGCTGGCCAACCATTCGCTGTTTTCAAAGAGCGGGGTCAAGGTCATTGCGTTGTTTGACGTCAACCCGGAGATAATCGGCAGATCGGTTGCCGGTGTCGATGTGCTACCGATGGATTCGCTCGAAAGCTTCTGCCGCGGCAAGAAAATAAATCTGGCGGTTCTTACGCTGCCTAAATCCGAAACCCAGGCGGCGGCCGTCCGGCTCGCGAAGCTCGGGATATACGGATTTTGGAATTTTGCGAACATGGAGCTGGCTCTTCCAGATTATCCGGATGTCAGGATAGAAAACGTTCATATAGGCGATTCGCTGATGCGCCTGTGTTATGCCATGGCAAACGGAGAAAAGGGCGAGATAATAGAAAATTAG
- a CDS encoding DUF6062 family protein gives MEKIYTIPVNEAFEISDGCPFCRMYEKLESSEIELILGASLMEPDIRTKTNKLGFCRKHYDQMLSGKNRLGLALMLDSHLDCVREAVLFKSFLGLIRENTEKIADNAKAIADSCYICGKIDMHLTKMFETSMLLWDADPDFRKKFDAQPFFCIPHYSQMMRISKAYISKKKLPDFAAAAQHIQSVYIGELEKDIDWFCKKFDYRFKDEPWNNSRDAVERAASFLSGKAGALK, from the coding sequence ATGGAAAAGATATATACAATACCCGTAAACGAAGCCTTTGAGATATCAGACGGATGTCCTTTCTGCAGGATGTATGAAAAGCTTGAGTCAAGCGAGATTGAGCTCATTCTCGGCGCTTCGCTGATGGAGCCGGACATAAGAACAAAAACAAACAAGCTGGGCTTTTGCCGGAAGCATTATGATCAAATGCTTTCCGGTAAAAACAGGCTTGGTCTGGCGCTCATGCTGGACAGCCATCTTGATTGTGTACGCGAAGCGGTTCTCTTCAAGTCCTTTTTGGGTCTGATACGCGAGAATACGGAAAAAATTGCCGATAACGCAAAAGCGATCGCGGATTCATGCTATATATGCGGTAAAATTGATATGCATCTTACAAAAATGTTTGAAACCTCGATGCTTTTATGGGACGCCGACCCGGATTTCCGGAAAAAATTCGATGCCCAGCCGTTTTTCTGCATCCCACATTATTCGCAAATGATGCGGATATCAAAAGCATATATATCAAAAAAGAAGCTTCCGGATTTCGCGGCGGCCGCTCAGCATATTCAGAGTGTTTATATCGGAGAGCTGGAGAAAGACATTGACTGGTTCTGCAAAAAGTTTGATTACCGTTTTAAGGACGAACCGTGGAACAACAGCCGAGATGCCGTTGAACGCGCGGCGTCATTCCTTTCAGGAAAGGCCGGCGCATTAAAATGA
- a CDS encoding DNA glycosylase, which produces MISRQYIYDIAPLEDFDIRLIFECGQSFRFFPAERDGRQGYEGVAAGSFIRAEKARDGCIRVVSDAGKQFIDEYFDMSTDYSCVRSDILAHSMQNAALYDTMTRAMKAGTGIRILHQEPFETLISFITSQNNNIPRIRSLIARLCRELGNGFESPYGETVYAFPTAEAVASAGEKALLDMKFGFRAKYIARCAETVASGRFDLSSVSGLRDDEARMELMTLYGVGPKVANCVLLFGYARKDMFPVDVWIKRAINTRFGGTLPDFGAYAGIAQQYIFNNERNEI; this is translated from the coding sequence ATGATATCCCGGCAATATATATACGACATAGCTCCTCTTGAGGATTTCGATATCAGGCTGATTTTTGAATGCGGACAGTCTTTCCGCTTTTTCCCCGCCGAAAGAGACGGCAGACAAGGATATGAGGGCGTCGCCGCAGGCAGCTTTATACGCGCGGAAAAAGCGCGTGACGGCTGTATCCGTGTTGTCAGCGACGCCGGAAAACAATTTATCGACGAATATTTCGATATGAGCACGGACTATTCATGTGTCCGCAGCGATATACTTGCTCACAGCATGCAAAACGCGGCGCTTTACGACACAATGACCCGTGCCATGAAGGCCGGAACCGGCATACGAATACTGCATCAGGAGCCGTTTGAAACGCTTATCAGCTTTATCACTTCGCAAAATAACAACATCCCGCGCATACGCTCGCTCATCGCCCGCCTTTGCCGCGAGCTTGGAAACGGCTTCGAGTCGCCATATGGCGAGACTGTTTATGCCTTTCCGACAGCGGAGGCAGTGGCTTCAGCAGGTGAAAAGGCGCTTTTGGATATGAAATTCGGATTCAGAGCAAAATACATCGCCCGCTGTGCCGAAACCGTTGCTTCCGGGCGGTTTGACTTATCATCCGTCAGCGGGCTGAGGGACGATGAAGCGCGCATGGAGCTTATGACGCTTTATGGCGTTGGACCGAAGGTTGCGAACTGCGTATTGTTATTCGGATACGCGCGGAAGGATATGTTCCCGGTCGATGTGTGGATAAAACGCGCAATAAATACCCGGTTTGGCGGAACGCTTCCGGATTTCGGAGCATATGCGGGAATTGCGCAGCAATACATATTCAACAATGAAAGAAACGAGATTTAA
- a CDS encoding DegT/DnrJ/EryC1/StrS family aminotransferase produces MSKLALLGGEKAVKHSTGEVATLPLVPEKAYVTVERLMRAGEISTSPIVGQFEKRFCDFIGVKYGICVPNGTTSIQAGLFAVGVGPGDEVIVPSFTFWASVGPVVVNNATPIFAEVDYDSHNLTAETIEPHITSKTKAIVVVHVWGTPVDLDPILALAKKYNLKIVEDCSHAHGAMYKGKKVGSIGDVGCFSMQGSKTLAAGEAGIMVTNNISYYERACALGSYERLSALPADSAYRQYSLTGFGYKHRVHPLAIAIADAQLDNLAEVNALRNKNAAYLEKLISDLSYITVQKVPQGAERLYAYHYVRYNPEELEGLNLNTVLSAAAAEGVSCGSCGYGHLHTAPLYTGDGIWGGRNPIYPEGCTYKKGQPLPVTEKLADRAFMLAPRFEKECKEHLEQYSEAYHKILANVDDLVKYEEDNNLREVKIKNAGRSVNMYK; encoded by the coding sequence ATGTCTAAACTTGCATTATTGGGCGGAGAAAAAGCCGTCAAGCACAGCACAGGCGAAGTTGCCACACTCCCTCTTGTTCCGGAAAAGGCATATGTAACCGTTGAACGTTTGATGAGAGCCGGAGAAATCTCAACTTCTCCGATAGTAGGACAATTTGAAAAGAGATTTTGCGATTTCATTGGCGTAAAATATGGTATATGCGTTCCCAACGGAACTACCTCCATTCAGGCAGGTCTTTTTGCGGTCGGCGTCGGCCCCGGAGATGAGGTAATCGTTCCTTCGTTTACTTTCTGGGCGTCGGTCGGTCCCGTCGTTGTCAACAACGCCACCCCGATATTTGCGGAGGTTGATTATGACTCTCATAACCTTACCGCGGAAACAATCGAGCCCCATATCACCTCTAAAACAAAAGCTATCGTGGTCGTCCACGTCTGGGGCACCCCGGTAGATTTGGATCCGATCCTGGCTCTCGCGAAAAAGTATAACCTCAAAATCGTTGAAGACTGCTCTCACGCTCACGGCGCAATGTACAAGGGCAAAAAGGTCGGCTCTATCGGAGACGTAGGATGCTTCTCAATGCAGGGCTCAAAGACTCTTGCCGCCGGAGAAGCCGGAATAATGGTCACCAACAATATCAGTTATTATGAAAGGGCCTGCGCTCTCGGTTCTTACGAAAGACTTTCCGCCCTCCCCGCCGATTCTGCGTACAGACAGTATTCTCTGACCGGATTCGGTTATAAGCATCGCGTTCATCCGCTTGCAATCGCCATCGCGGACGCACAGCTCGACAATCTTGCGGAAGTCAACGCACTCCGCAATAAGAACGCCGCTTATCTTGAAAAGCTCATATCTGATCTGTCTTATATCACAGTTCAGAAGGTTCCTCAGGGTGCCGAACGTCTTTATGCATATCATTATGTCCGTTACAACCCCGAAGAACTTGAAGGGCTAAACCTCAACACCGTTCTGAGTGCCGCCGCCGCCGAAGGCGTCAGCTGCGGTTCCTGCGGATACGGTCACTTGCATACCGCTCCGCTTTATACCGGAGACGGAATCTGGGGCGGACGCAATCCGATATATCCGGAAGGATGCACATATAAAAAAGGTCAGCCGCTTCCCGTTACTGAAAAGCTCGCCGATCGCGCATTTATGCTCGCTCCCCGCTTTGAAAAGGAATGCAAGGAACACCTTGAGCAGTATTCGGAAGCATATCACAAGATTCTCGCAAATGTTGATGACCTCGTCAAATACGAAGAGGACAATAACCTTCGCGAAGTAAAGATAAAGAACGCCGGCAGAAGCGTTAATATG